Proteins encoded together in one Thalassotalea crassostreae window:
- a CDS encoding helix-turn-helix domain-containing protein yields the protein MPKIHLVRAKLIHPIVSVMKQLNIPVSETLQRAHIPMQVLQQEELLISGVGLRQLMANIERDYKVSGLGFKIIEVGGLQHLDNIVAETKQQALTLLDALEVFVSKINTIVNEAENWIEKTPEGAWFCHQMTERVPLGKRVMEQYVIAVIIEFVRLFTTPDWRPTIICYEDVNPDIDCADYVKGAQVFRGQPCVKVFIKQADLFRLNPYDNNENLPKLSTVDIEDFCDSVTVLLWPHFKRIIPTINDAAIITGLSKRTLQRNLAQNNMTYRQLIQDMRFSMAKRLLTEEQLSINQIAERLGYVNPNHFTRAFKRWQGESPTKFRQKIK from the coding sequence TTGCCAAAGATACATCTTGTAAGAGCTAAATTAATTCATCCGATTGTATCGGTAATGAAACAGTTAAATATTCCTGTTAGTGAAACATTGCAGCGGGCACATATTCCAATGCAAGTATTACAACAAGAAGAGTTGCTTATATCAGGAGTTGGGCTAAGACAGTTGATGGCAAACATCGAACGCGACTATAAGGTAAGTGGTTTGGGCTTTAAAATAATAGAAGTTGGTGGTTTGCAGCATCTGGACAATATTGTTGCTGAAACAAAGCAGCAAGCTTTAACCTTACTTGATGCATTAGAGGTATTTGTATCAAAAATTAATACGATTGTTAATGAAGCTGAAAATTGGATAGAAAAAACTCCAGAAGGAGCGTGGTTTTGCCATCAAATGACGGAACGAGTGCCGTTAGGTAAGCGCGTCATGGAGCAATATGTTATAGCTGTTATTATCGAGTTTGTGCGTTTATTTACAACTCCTGATTGGCGACCAACAATCATCTGCTATGAAGACGTAAATCCTGATATTGACTGCGCCGATTATGTTAAAGGGGCGCAAGTGTTTAGGGGGCAACCTTGCGTTAAAGTGTTTATCAAACAGGCCGACTTATTTCGGTTAAACCCGTACGACAACAATGAGAATCTTCCTAAATTATCTACCGTTGATATTGAGGATTTTTGCGATAGTGTTACTGTTTTGTTGTGGCCGCACTTTAAAAGAATAATACCAACCATAAATGATGCGGCGATAATTACTGGGTTAAGTAAAAGAACGTTGCAACGTAATCTTGCACAAAATAACATGACTTATAGGCAATTAATTCAAGATATGCGTTTTAGTATGGCTAAAAGATTACTAACTGAAGAACAACTGTCAATAAACCAAATTGCTGAGCGATTGGGTTATGTTAATCCAAATCATTTTACACGAGCGTTTAAACGATGGCAGGGAGAGTCACCAACTAAATTTCGGCAAAAGATAAAGTAG
- the rlmKL gene encoding bifunctional 23S rRNA (guanine(2069)-N(7))-methyltransferase RlmK/23S rRNA (guanine(2445)-N(2))-methyltransferase RlmL yields MNQFLALTSFGIEQLLANEITEIGGSDVVQRPEGVYFSADFKTAYLICIKSRLASRVLISISEPSPVKDKDALYKAAKEIDWTEHFNSEDFFAVDFVGKNEHIRDSQFGGLTVKDAVVDCFRDAGLDRPSVEKYQPDIRIQARLLRNEVKFYIDFSGRALFQRGYREGTGAAPIKENLAAALVVRSGWLDDTSKPLVDPMCGSGTLLLEAVSMAAGISPGIDRQHWGFERWKHHQQGVFEQVLNEQKQISDKNLEQCTAKVFGFDIDGRVLKNAKANAKSAGLGHLVEFKQARAEELTNQFGKAGQILFNPPYGERLGTLPELVATFTELGKAFKQHFLDWNVGLITSSVEMLALLKLSAYKRYKFKNGPLDCQLALYHIDQQQLDRTPAQADFSGKENSAFANRLKKNVKAMKSWLKQNNVNCYRIYDADIPEYNVAVDVYGDHIVIFEYAPPKDIDETKAASRLQEVVYFAPRILNIETDKVSLKTRSKQKGKNQYQALSKSKKALTVQEYDALFKVNLWDYLDTGLFLDHRKTRRIVAKKSTGKSLLNLFAYTGSVSVQAALAGAEKVTTVDMSKTYLDWAQDNFELNKLRGHKYEFVQADCLQWLNENRTQYDVVFIDPPTFSNSKRMDKTFDVQRDHIDLLTIGMKSVADNGELVFTNNKRGFKMDFEALERLGLNAECLTEVTRDFDFKRNKHIHNSWVITRK; encoded by the coding sequence ATGAATCAATTTTTAGCCTTAACGTCTTTTGGTATCGAACAACTTTTAGCGAATGAAATCACCGAAATTGGTGGTAGCGATGTCGTGCAACGTCCTGAAGGCGTTTACTTTTCAGCAGATTTCAAAACAGCGTACTTAATTTGTATAAAGTCTCGTTTAGCGAGTAGGGTACTGATCAGTATTTCTGAACCTTCACCAGTAAAAGATAAAGATGCTCTATATAAAGCGGCTAAAGAAATTGATTGGACCGAGCATTTTAATAGTGAAGACTTTTTTGCCGTAGATTTTGTTGGTAAGAATGAACATATTCGCGACTCTCAGTTCGGCGGTTTAACCGTTAAGGATGCCGTCGTTGATTGTTTTAGAGATGCTGGCCTAGATAGACCTTCTGTTGAAAAATACCAACCGGATATTCGCATTCAAGCTCGTTTACTTCGTAACGAAGTTAAGTTTTATATCGATTTTTCAGGACGTGCTTTATTTCAACGTGGCTACCGTGAAGGTACAGGGGCTGCGCCGATTAAAGAAAACTTGGCAGCAGCATTGGTTGTTAGAAGTGGCTGGTTAGACGATACCAGTAAACCATTAGTCGATCCTATGTGTGGTTCAGGTACTTTGTTACTTGAAGCTGTGTCGATGGCAGCAGGCATTAGTCCTGGTATTGATAGACAGCATTGGGGCTTTGAACGTTGGAAGCATCATCAACAAGGTGTATTCGAACAAGTTCTTAATGAACAGAAACAAATAAGTGACAAAAACCTAGAGCAATGTACTGCTAAAGTGTTTGGTTTTGATATCGATGGACGTGTACTTAAAAATGCTAAAGCAAACGCTAAAAGCGCTGGTTTAGGGCATTTAGTTGAATTTAAACAAGCACGTGCCGAAGAGTTAACCAATCAATTCGGTAAGGCTGGACAGATTTTATTTAACCCGCCATACGGTGAACGTTTAGGTACATTGCCTGAATTGGTCGCCACATTTACGGAATTAGGCAAAGCATTTAAACAGCACTTTTTAGATTGGAATGTTGGCTTGATCACTTCAAGCGTTGAAATGTTAGCGCTACTGAAATTGTCTGCGTACAAACGCTACAAATTTAAAAATGGACCGCTCGATTGTCAATTAGCGCTGTATCATATCGATCAGCAGCAACTTGACCGAACACCAGCTCAAGCTGACTTTAGCGGTAAGGAAAACTCTGCATTTGCTAACCGTCTTAAAAAGAACGTTAAAGCAATGAAGTCGTGGTTAAAGCAAAATAACGTTAATTGTTATCGAATTTATGACGCAGATATTCCTGAATATAACGTTGCTGTTGATGTATATGGCGACCATATTGTTATTTTTGAATATGCGCCACCTAAAGATATAGACGAAACTAAAGCCGCGTCTCGTTTGCAGGAAGTTGTTTATTTTGCGCCGCGTATACTAAATATAGAAACAGATAAAGTTAGTTTAAAGACTCGCTCTAAACAAAAGGGTAAGAATCAATACCAAGCGTTATCTAAATCTAAGAAAGCATTAACTGTTCAAGAGTATGATGCACTATTTAAAGTTAACCTTTGGGATTACCTTGATACCGGGTTGTTCTTAGATCACCGTAAAACGCGCCGAATTGTTGCTAAAAAATCTACGGGTAAATCGTTGTTGAATTTATTTGCTTATACGGGTTCTGTATCAGTGCAAGCTGCATTGGCAGGCGCAGAGAAAGTAACTACCGTCGATATGTCTAAAACATACTTAGATTGGGCACAAGATAACTTTGAACTTAATAAGTTACGTGGTCATAAGTATGAGTTTGTACAAGCAGATTGTTTACAGTGGTTAAACGAAAATCGTACACAATATGATGTTGTGTTTATTGACCCTCCGACGTTTTCTAACTCTAAGCGCATGGATAAAACGTTTGATGTGCAGCGTGATCATATTGATTTGTTAACGATTGGAATGAAGTCGGTCGCGGATAACGGCGAGTTGGTTTTTACTAACAACAAACGTGGTTTTAAAATGGATTTCGAAGCACTGGAGCGATTAGGATTAAACGCTGAGTGTTTAACTGAAGTCACTCGAGATTTCGATTTTAAACGCAATAAACATATCCATAATAGCTGGGTGATCACTCGCAAGTAA
- a CDS encoding glutaredoxin family protein, translating into MENVIYNLYGTEGCHLCDDAELLCQQLLNKDDYRNVDIVSDDTLVELYSTSIPVLEHIESHTALYWPFNLQQLQEFIRGTN; encoded by the coding sequence ATGGAAAATGTAATTTATAATCTTTACGGTACTGAAGGTTGTCATCTGTGCGATGATGCCGAGCTTCTGTGCCAACAACTTCTAAATAAAGATGACTATCGTAATGTAGATATCGTCAGTGACGATACTCTAGTAGAACTTTATTCGACAAGTATTCCTGTGCTGGAGCATATCGAAAGTCACACAGCGCTTTATTGGCCATTTAATCTACAACAACTACAAGAGTTTATTCGTGGAACTAATTAG
- a CDS encoding ABC transporter ATP-binding protein, whose protein sequence is MELIRITNAELAFGEGKILDNTELRIKTGERVCLVGRNGAGKSSLMKILMRMQNLDDGQLVISNDVQVAMLAQDPPQSSDQTIFNYVADGLKANGELIRQYHEIIHLVAEDPSEANLEKMSRVQTQLEQNNAWDDEQRIEQVLSKLSLDADQNIGELSGGWRRKIALAQALVTNPDVLLLDEPTNHLDIESVLWLEGFLKQYSGTIVFISHDRAFIRSLSTRIVDLDRGKLTSYPGDYDKYLEQKEHDLQVEEQQNQLFDKRLAEEEVWIRQGIKARRTRNEGRVRSLEKLRLERKARRDVKKQGEMVLSQGERSGKLVFECFNLNMSFNDKTIIDDLDLLINRGDRLALIGANGTGKSTLLKLITEQLVQTSGKMRHGVNLEVAYFDQHRAQLDVDMTVQDAVSDGKQEVAVNGKTRHVLGYLQDFLFSPKRARTPVRALSGGERNRLLLAKLFLKPSNLLILDEPTNDLDIETLELLEMVVGNYPGTVLLVSHDRDFVNNCVNSCLYFNGSGQIEQIVGGYSDVEDYLAYKAEQKKQFDVKPKAPEKIVEKTQNNKSKLSYKEKREFELLPALVEELENKIDELQQEVNSAEFFSKDSDYTKNVLSNLEKAENDLETAYDRWQELEELQEKSSK, encoded by the coding sequence GTGGAACTAATTAGAATCACCAATGCTGAACTCGCTTTTGGCGAAGGCAAAATATTAGACAATACAGAATTAAGAATTAAAACCGGTGAACGGGTTTGTTTAGTTGGCCGAAATGGTGCCGGCAAATCATCTTTAATGAAAATATTGATGAGAATGCAAAACTTAGATGACGGCCAACTTGTGATCTCAAATGATGTACAAGTGGCAATGCTTGCGCAAGATCCTCCGCAATCCTCCGATCAAACCATTTTCAATTACGTAGCCGATGGTTTGAAAGCAAATGGAGAATTGATCAGACAGTATCATGAAATCATTCACCTTGTTGCTGAAGATCCGAGTGAAGCTAACCTTGAAAAGATGTCACGTGTGCAAACTCAGTTAGAGCAAAATAATGCGTGGGATGACGAGCAGAGAATCGAACAGGTTTTAAGTAAATTATCATTAGACGCTGATCAAAACATAGGCGAACTGTCAGGTGGTTGGCGCCGTAAGATTGCGTTAGCACAGGCGTTAGTAACCAATCCTGATGTATTGCTTCTTGATGAGCCGACTAACCATTTGGATATTGAGAGTGTGCTTTGGCTAGAAGGATTTTTAAAACAATACAGTGGAACGATTGTATTTATTTCCCATGATAGGGCGTTTATACGTTCGTTATCGACGCGTATTGTAGATTTAGACCGAGGCAAACTAACAAGTTACCCAGGCGACTATGATAAATATCTCGAACAAAAAGAGCATGATTTACAAGTTGAAGAGCAGCAGAATCAGCTTTTTGATAAACGCTTAGCGGAAGAAGAAGTATGGATCCGTCAAGGCATTAAAGCGCGTCGTACACGTAATGAAGGCCGTGTTCGTTCATTAGAAAAATTAAGATTAGAACGTAAAGCACGACGTGACGTTAAGAAGCAGGGCGAAATGGTATTGTCGCAGGGCGAGCGCAGCGGCAAATTAGTGTTCGAATGTTTTAATTTAAATATGTCGTTTAACGATAAAACCATTATTGATGATCTAGATCTATTGATAAATCGTGGCGATAGATTGGCACTCATTGGTGCTAACGGTACTGGTAAATCAACATTATTAAAATTAATTACTGAGCAATTAGTACAAACTTCTGGCAAGATGCGTCATGGCGTTAACTTAGAAGTAGCTTACTTTGACCAGCATAGAGCGCAGCTTGACGTCGATATGACTGTTCAAGATGCGGTTTCTGATGGTAAGCAAGAAGTGGCGGTTAATGGTAAAACTCGTCACGTGTTAGGTTATTTACAAGACTTTTTGTTTAGCCCTAAACGCGCGCGCACTCCCGTTAGAGCGCTAAGTGGTGGGGAACGCAACCGTTTATTGCTAGCAAAATTATTTTTGAAACCGAGTAATCTACTTATTCTCGATGAGCCTACTAATGATTTGGATATAGAAACCTTAGAATTGTTAGAAATGGTTGTAGGTAATTACCCAGGTACGGTACTATTGGTGAGTCATGATCGTGATTTTGTAAATAATTGCGTAAATAGTTGTCTTTATTTCAATGGAAGTGGTCAAATAGAACAAATTGTTGGTGGCTATTCAGATGTTGAAGATTATTTGGCGTATAAAGCGGAACAAAAGAAACAATTTGACGTCAAACCGAAAGCACCAGAAAAAATTGTAGAAAAAACACAGAATAATAAATCGAAATTGTCGTATAAGGAAAAGCGTGAATTTGAATTATTACCGGCTCTAGTTGAAGAATTAGAAAATAAGATTGATGAACTACAACAAGAAGTAAATAGTGCTGAATTTTTTAGTAAAGACAGTGACTACACTAAAAATGTATTATCGAATTTAGAAAAAGCCGAAAATGACTTAGAAACAGCGTATGACCGTTGGCAAGAACTAGAAGAACTTCAAGAGAAAAGTAGTAAATGA